The proteins below are encoded in one region of Elgaria multicarinata webbii isolate HBS135686 ecotype San Diego chromosome 8, rElgMul1.1.pri, whole genome shotgun sequence:
- the FBXO45 gene encoding F-box/SPRY domain-containing protein 1, whose product MAAAAAGGGVPSSAAAAAVAAAAAAGGWRLPGRVLEFVFSYLELRELRSCALVCKLWYRVLHGDENSEVWRSLAGRSLAEEALRTDILCNVPTYKGKVRAFQHAFSTNDCSRNVYIKKNGFTLHRNPIAQSTDGARTKIGFSEGRHAWEVWWEGPLGTVAVIGIATKRAPMQCQGYVALLGSDDQSWGWNLVDNNLLHNGEVNGSFPQCNNAPKYQIGERIRVILDMEDKTLAFERGYEFLGVAFRGLPKTCLYPAVSAVYGNTEVTLVYLGKPLDG is encoded by the exons ATGGCGGCGGCAGCTGCCGGCGGCGGGGTTCCCAGCTCGGCGGCCGCTGCTGCGgttgctgcggctgctgctgccgGGGGCTGGCGGCTTCCTGGGCGGGTGCTGGAATTCGTCTTCTCTTACCTGGAGCTGCGAGAGCTGCGGAGCTGCGCGCTGGTGTGTAAGCTGTGGTACCGCGTCCTGCACGGCGACGAGAACAGCGAGGTGTGGCGCAGCCTGGCTGGTCGCAGCCTGGCCGAGGAGGCGCTGCGCACCGACATCCTCTGCAACGTGCCCACCTACAAGGGCAAG GTACGTGCCTTTCAGCATGCTTTCAGCACCAATGATTGTTCTAGGAATGTCTACATTAAGAAGAATGGATTTACTTTGCACCGGAATCCCATTGCTCAGAGTACAGATGGAGCAAGGACCAAGATTGGCTTCAGTGAAGGCCGTCATGCTTGGGAAGTCTGGTGGGAAGGTCCTCTTGGCACAGTGGCAGTAATTGGAATTGCTACAAAACGTGCTCCCATGCAGTGTCAGGGCTATGTGGCACTCCTAGGAAGTGATGACCAGAGCTGGGGCTGGAATTTGGTGGACAATAACTTGTTACATAATGGAGAAGTCAATGGAAGCTTTCCCCAGTGCAATAATGCCCCAAAATATCAA ATAGGTGAGAGAATTCGTGTCATCCTGGACATGGAAGACAAGACATTGGCTTTTGAGCGAGGCTATGAGTTCCTAGGAGTTGCTTTCCGGGGACTGCCAAAGACATGTCTGTATCCAGCAGTGTCTGCTGTGTATGGCAACACTGAGGTGACATTAGTTTATTTGGGAAAACCTTTAGATGGATGa